The following proteins come from a genomic window of Microbacterium lemovicicum:
- the yidD gene encoding membrane protein insertion efficiency factor YidD — protein MSSATLPVSSVGHGHLHSSTVWGAIPLLPRNAALAFLHGYRATISHTYGDVCKYYPSCSAYAVGAVQQHGAVKGAALAAARLARCHPWAVGGIDDVRPHPRFAHELTRHGFVVPPGKD, from the coding sequence ATGAGCTCGGCGACGCTGCCGGTGTCCTCGGTGGGCCACGGGCATCTGCACTCCTCCACGGTGTGGGGTGCGATCCCGCTCCTGCCGCGTAATGCGGCTCTCGCCTTTCTCCATGGTTATCGTGCGACGATTTCCCATACATATGGAGATGTCTGCAAGTACTACCCGTCCTGCTCGGCCTACGCCGTCGGCGCAGTCCAGCAGCACGGAGCGGTCAAGGGAGCGGCGCTGGCTGCCGCTCGCCTGGCTCGATGCCACCCGTGGGCGGTCGGCGGCATCGACGACGTGCGTCCGCATCCCCGCTTCGCCCACGAATTGACCCGGCACGGATTCGTCGTGCCACCCGGAAAGGACTGA